A part of Primulina eburnea isolate SZY01 chromosome 10, ASM2296580v1, whole genome shotgun sequence genomic DNA contains:
- the LOC140842864 gene encoding uncharacterized protein, producing the protein MDTEEVAKLVRDLKLSQAKDKNLVVLSSDLASRGLQRLESCLIGKVFTAKAVNRETFRTQMPRIIQAKKGINIEMVGDNLFSLDFNSKVDKKRALLDGPWNFFKDLVIFVEPQGLQNPADMVFEEVPLWVQLHNLPFAFMQADILRIVGEKIGKVIDVEAENSGLCVGKFARIRILKNISEPLLKGLYVTIPSSMEEACIVLIYEKLPNFCFGCGKLGHIMRDCEDGSKDKNALPFGNWMRAPMSPALRRQGINIRRNIGSNSQSDRGDGTESPSDSKHGNYNNLLETGQVNSDLAGGKASGDDESEAAPSQGIAESNQSENLGSSGPDMEISRMRELDTDKEVKVVESEAIKKGKNSGNVLPGENWQKQTNKMFWWDLEVEPKDHEKILRFWIRLTRKQSRVQYARWRTYFPIKGLFAVDCDGRKAFREVLNSCMLNDLNFIGDKFTWSNKRHNNGLICERLDRFFCNNDWQYLFPMAEVVHLEYYSSDHRPISVNLKMGCEVNFKKGQKRFSGVLKEWAGSRFSDLSRKIEALRKELDALMNPLKASSNERRINELENIIEKLVMQEEMHWKQRARTNWLVQGDGNTKFFHSFASQRKRSNHIKGLIDDNRQWVEAEKDIADVMLNFFANLFSSNHPSAAEIEEATKNISPLVDEAMNEILQEPFTESDIYKALFDMHPSKAPGPDGFTALFFQKN; encoded by the exons ATGGACACTGAGGAGGTAGCAAAACTGGTTCGAGATCTAAAATTATCACAAGCTAAAGACAAGAATCTCGTGGTTCTTTCGTCGGATCTAGCTTCTCGGGGACTTCAGCGTCTGGAATCGTGTTTAATCGGGAAAGTGTTCACAGCGAAGGCGGTCAATAGAGAAACTTTTCGTACCCAGATGCCTCGGATCATACAAGCAAAGAAAGGTATCAACATTGAAATGGTGGGAGACAATTTATTTTCTCTGGATTTCAATTCTAAAGTAGACAAGAAAAGGGCACTGCTTGATGGACCTTGGAACTTCTTTAAAGATTTGGTTATTTTTGTGGAGCCACAAGGGTTGCAAAACCCAGCTGATATGGTTTTCGAGGAAGTTCCATTGTGGGTACAATTGCACAATCTTCCATTTGCTTTTATGCAAGCGGATATATTACGTATTGTTGGGGAAAAGATAGGGAAAGTGATAGATGTGGAAGCGGAGAATAGTGGGCTTTGTGTGGGAAAGTTTGCGAGAATCAGAATACTAAAAAATATTTCAGAACCCCTTCTCAAAGGATTATATGTGACGATTCCAAGCTCAATGGAGGAAGCGTGCATTGTCCTAATATATGAAAAGCTACCTAATTTTTGCTTTGGTTGTGGAAAATTGGGTCATATTATGAGAGATTGTGAAGATGGGTCAAAAGACAAAAATGCACTGCCTTTTGGTAATTGGATGCGAGCCCCTATGTCTCCGGCTTTACGCCGTCAAGGCATTAATATACGGCGTAACATTGGTTCAAACTCTCAGTCGGATCGAGGTGATGGAACTGAGTCTCCTTCAGATTCTAAGCATGGGAACTATAACAACTTGTTGGAAACTGGCCAGGTTAACTCTGATTTAGCAGGCGGTAAAGCAAGTGGAGATGATGAGTCTGAGGCAGCCCCGAGCCAAGGAATTGCAGAATCTAATCAGTCCGAGAATTTGGGATCTTCTGGCCCAGACATGGAGATCAGTAGAATGCGAGAATTGGATACAGATAAAGAGGTGAAGGTGGTGGAATCTGAAGCTATTAAGAAGGGAAAAAACAGTGGAAACGTCTTGCCAGGGGAGAATTGGCAAAAACAAACCAACAAAATGTTTTGGTGGGACCTGGAGGTGGAACCAAAAGATCACGAGAAGATTTTGAGATTTTGGATTCGACTAACAAGAAAACAAAGCAGAGTCCAG TATGCACGGTGGAGAACTTATTTTCCAATTAAGGGTCTTTTTGCTGTAGACTGTGATGGTCGGAAAG CGTTTCGTGAGGTGCTCAATTCGTGTATGCTGAATGACTTGAATTTTATTGGAGACAAATTTACTTGGAGTAACAAAAGACATAATAATGGGCTGATTTGTGAGAGGCTGGACAGATTCTTTTGTAACAATGACTGGCAATATTTGTTCCCCATGGCCGAGGTCGTACATCTGGAATACTACAGCTCGGATCATAGACCCATATCAGTAAACTTGAAGATGGGATGTGAGGTAAACTTCAAAAAAGGGCAGAAAAGATTCAG tggagtcttaAAGGAATGGGCAGGTTCTAGGTTTTCCGATCTTTCTCGAAAAATTGAGGCTTTAAGAAAAGAACTTGATGCTCTTATGAACCCATTGAAGGCCTCTAGCAATGAAAGGCGAATTAATGAGCTAGAAAACATCATTGAGAAGTTAGTCATGCAGGAAGAGATGCACTGGAAACAAAGGGCTCGCACTAACTGGCTAGTACAAGGTGATGGGAACACCAAATTCTTCCATTCATTTGCTTCGCAAAGAAAAAGATCTAATCACATTAAAGGGTTGATTGATGATAATAGGCAGTGGGTGGAGGCTGAAAAAGATATTGCTGATGTAATGCTGAATTTTTTTGCAAATCTATTTTCCTCAAACCATCCTTCTGCAGCAGAAATTGAGGAAGCAACTAAGAATATTTCTCCCTTGGTAGACGAAGCCATGAACGAAATTTTGCAAGAGCCATTTACTGAGAGTGATATCTATAAAGCTTTGTTTGACATGCACCCATCAAAAGCTCCTGGTCCAGATGGATTCACAGCTCTATTTTTTCAGAAAAACTAG